Within the Eucalyptus grandis isolate ANBG69807.140 chromosome 1, ASM1654582v1, whole genome shotgun sequence genome, the region TATTAAGAGCGGACCGTTCAAAAATTAGGAATGTAATGGGAACGCATACAGCCACTTGGGCATTGCCAAGCCACCATCAATAATTGAGCAGGACGAGGAAAACAGCACAgttgacaaaattgaacaagcgTCACTTTCATCTTCTCCCCCACCCATAATCACTAATATAGAAAGTGCTAGTgggaaaaaatatcaaattcccTCTTCACGTGTTACCGCAATGCAACTTTATACCCTCTACTATATAAAAACCTTACTTTCCAATGTGAAATAATTCTCCTGAACGAAATGACCAAAATGCCATTTCTCATCAACTTGACTAACTCAACACAAATGCTAACCTCCATTTCCAACAATCCAGCCCACCCATGCCTCATGACCGGCCGTCATCaaatcgccgccgccgccaccgccgccaccgctgtTGTTGGCAACCTCATCCTACTATCATCGCCAGCGcccatctctttctcttttaagtGTGTCGTCCCTCTCTTTCGTCCATGGCCTAGAGGAGATTGGCGGCCTCGACTTAAGGAAGAGGGGCCGGCAACAATGCTAGATATGGCGCAGGATGAAGTATGGGCCACAGCACAGGAGGCGCGGATGGCGGCCGGAGGTGACGGCCGCGGATGGAAGTGGCTGAAGTCGGTCAGCGTGGCTGGGAACGTAGGGTTTGCATTGGAAGTTTGGGGGACTTGAAAGGAGAGCGGGGGTAATTTGGGAAGTGGCGATTATGCAAATAAATCTAAGTTGCTAACTCATGGGAGGGCATGCAATTTGGCATCCAATATAAAGCACAAGATGCAAAATGACAATTATCGAGGTCAAAAGTGAATTGtactttttggtatttttctcattattaAACTCTAGAGCAATTATATACGCTTGATATGTATTTGACCGTGACAAATCACTTTTGTAAATAAGCAggaattaaaattatttatatttaccTTTTGAAAAAGACTGGATTTCTTGTGAAGAATCATCATGGAGACCCATGGAATGCTGCCAGAAAGTATCCCCATTACTATAGCCGCCCACGATGGCACAACACCTGGAAATTTATTGCCATTCTTAGTCAACTCCAAATCATAATCGTGCCTcccatttaattaatttcccaaaaaaaaatattttgagaaaataaattgacgaaATATCTTTGCTACCTGCTCCAGGCGTGATGCAAGCCAGGCCCGTCACCATCCCTTGGACCGCCCCGATCACCGACGGCTTCCCGAAGAACACGACGTCGAGCGACGTCCAGATCAGGAGGCTCGTGGCGGCGCATATGTTGGTGTTGAGGACGGCGACGGGGGCGGTGATGTTCGCCGCGTACGGTGCCCCGCCGTTGAACCCGGACCAGCCCATCCACAGCAGGCCGGCCCCGGCCATCATGAGCAGGACGTTGTTCGGCGAGAACCGCTCCCGGTCGCTCTTCAGCCTCGGCCCGACCTGGAACACCGTCACCGGCAGTTCAAATCATTAGAAATCGAATTAGAGCATCGAATCGAATCCCAAGATTTTGCGAcgtttattttcttattctatctTTGGTTTTTATATTGTTCTGAGCTCGAGGTGCCATCGATTTTCCACATGATGGTCCCGGAATGGAAAGCTTGGGCGGGCGCGACGACGTGCATGGACATATGTTCAGAGACACGAGGTTTCATGACAGATCGAGGCCtcgatttttcttgaaattaattgAACATAAACTAAACTTACTTGGCCCTTTTCAATTCGGTACTTACCCAGTAAGCGGCGGTGAACCCGGAGATGCCGGACGAGAGATGGATGACGTAGCCGCCGGAGTAGTCGATGGCGCCCCATTGGTAGAGAAAACCGCCGCCCCACAGGCTGAATGCACCGACGGTGTAGGAGCAGATCAGCCAGAGCGGGACGAAGGCCATCCACGCCTTGATGTTCATCCGGCCGAGGACCGAGCCGGCGAGCAAGATCATGGTGATCGCCGCGAACTGGAAGTGGAAGTAGACGAGGGTGGCCATGGGGTAGAACGGCTCGACGGCGGGCCTGTCGTGGTGCGCGGTGGCGGGCAACTTGGCCCGGCCGATGAGGTACGTCTGGCTGAGGGCGGGGGCGCCCTCGCCCCACATGGGGACGAGGCGGTCCCCGAAGGCCAGGCGGTAGCCGACGAGGACCCAGATGATGAGGACCGCCGCGAAGGCGTAGAGGGCCATGAAGGCCGAGTTCACGGCCCACTTCTTCTTGACGATGCTGGCGTAGAGGATCACGAGGCCCGGCATGCTCTGGATCCCGACCAGGGTCGACGCCGTCATCTGCCACGCGTTGTCGCCCTTGTTGAGCCAGTCCGGCACCCCCGGGAGGTGGGACGCGTAGGCCTGCGGGATGGCCATGGCTGGGCGGCGCCGAGCTTCGACTTGCCGGAAATTGGAAGCGAAAGGATCGGAGAGGAGAGAATGTTCAGAGAAAATGGTCTAGCCGGTGCTATCTAATTCCTCTTTATAGGTGGTGAATATCAACGCATTTTGGATTAGAATAAGACGCACGATGCTGGTCCAAAGCTCGGTTTTTCAAAGCGCATCGAAGGTTCTCTGTACGAATGAAGGACGGATGGGGAGTGTGAAACGGTGGCCGATTTGTCAATGAAGGCGAGTTTTATTAGAGGCGACGAAGACCCGAGTCGGCGAGGATTTACAGCTGCCTCAACCGAGGGTCGGATCCAACCCAACCGACCAGTTTTGGGCGATGTCAATTTGTAACCGGTGATTTTCAATCCGATTCCTGGCTCTAAGGTAAGGAGACCCATtagtatattttttttattttttttatttcttaaatattttgtttattttatttttttttattttttttatttcttaaataagtAAAGTGTAAACATAAACCCTAATATCCTTTCATGTCTCGTTTATTTCATGACGAAGcaaatctttgtttttttcataTTGCTGTTTTGATTCATCCAACTTGCTCCTTTtatctcttatttcttttttattttattttccaacaaAGACTCGCTAATTTAACCTCTTTCGCTTATTCGTACCTTCCTTAAATTCATGAGTCCGATGTTTATGGAAAAGGAATCTACCGACTCCTTCCTTAAATTCATGAGTCCGATGTTTATGGAAAAGGAATCCACcgactcctcctcctttttttcacGTGTGCCCCTACAATCACGGTCCCCACCATCTCTCGTCTTCTTCGTAAATTTTGGACGAAATCTCAATTTGGAATTGTAATCTGGATTGACAATTTAATTAATCCAAAACTTTCGGTGGTCAATATATGTGAATTTACCAATTGGATTCACAATTCCTAAGTGGGATCGGACGAGAAGAACATAAAGTTACGGAcaaaaggagggagagagagatacgCGGTGAAGTGACACGATGAACCCATCGAGAACGGAAAGGCTTTGACGCGCATGACGAGGGGATTGGAGCTCTGGGAAGGCCGCGAAGAGAACATGCCATGGTCAAATTCTAAGTTGGGGAATTCGTGCGTGATCGTGACCCTTTTTGGGAGGTAGATGCTTCCGGATGAAGGTAAGAGATATATTGACTTTGAACATGGTTCAAGACTTTTCATACGGAATGGGACGAAGAAGCAGGGTGATTCACGAGGAGGGATAGCGACGTCGCTTTGCGATCCCTCGAAGCAACATCAAAGAAGTTTCTCTCCCTCGAGTCCATCAAAACAACGAAACATCCAAGCTTcgccaaatctctctctctctctcgggcgCATTTATTGACCTATAATTCTTGGAAACGTTAGGCCATGATTAGATAAGAAGAAAGATGACCGTCGGGAGCGTTTTGCTCGTCGATGAAGGAACGACTTGAATTCCACATTTTTCGCCCaccatttttcttgatatatcTGGGTTTATTTGTTTGTTGAGGCGACAGAGCAGTGCAGTCTTTCCTGACCAAATCAAGGATTCGGGGCTTCTTGCTACACAACAACACAATAGAAATCCTGTGGTACGTCACCTAACACCGAATATGATATTTTATTATCCTATCAAGATTCTAAATGCAACCTAAATGAAATCCTATACCAAGAAgttattgataatttttctattgACTACACTAAATCATCTCGGATACCTAACAAAATTGCCCGATGCCTTCCTGGAGATAACCTGATACGATTTTGTCAAAGATTGGCGCATGGTTTTCGTTCAGAAATATGACGGGGGAATATAAGCGGAAAGATATCATCTATATACCATCTGCATATTCGCCAAAGCAAAACGTGGATCGACGGAAATAATGAAATCCCGCTCTCGAGGTAACGAAAGCATCGAATTCAATTGACCAAGTGCAACACCGTATAGGAATCTCGCCTTGTCGCACTGAATTTCGCAACAAAAAATCAACGGTCGTCCATTCGCACGTGAATTTCTCAaatcttttttgtgtttttttctccAGGAAGTTTCCCGTAGCAGTGCCTCGATTCATCAACGCCCAATTTCCGTAAATTCTATCCCGGCAAGTCTTTGGGATGACTCGTCAAGACATGGAAAACGAGTACtgattatattttaaaatttttatctttacttatttacttttgttttttcctttttaactcTAAACCGGCGAAGTCGCCTATGACAGACAAGGGCTGTTGGGCCCTCACCCAAAACCCAAACCCTCTCTTGAATGTGGCAAGGGCATCGTGATCCTTGCTAGGTTCTGGCAAAGCCGATGACCTCTCACTTGTAGCCAGTGAGGGCTCAATTAACTCACTTGTGGCTAGCAAGGGCAATCGCAATGCCCTCGCCAGCCAAAGGGTGCAAGTCACGATCCTCATCTAAATTTGGGCAAAGGCCAATACCTTTACTTGTGACCGGTGAGGACATGATGATTCTTACTCATGGCCATGGGCAAAGGCCAATACCTTTACTTGACCCATGATGATCTCTCATGGCCAATGACCCTAGTTTGTGGCCGATGAGAGTCAGTTGGCGACCTCGCCAACTTAGGGTTATAAGagcaaagaataaaaataaaaataaaatcataaaaattaataaaatataaaaatatataatgatattattaaaaattatccatgtcaatgtTAGTTAACATTTATGtgaatgattttcaattaaaattgatcTATTGATTCAATAATCAACAAaacattaaaagatttagaactctactgataaaattaaaagatttaaaaacaaattgataaaaaaaattaaatataatttaagatttttttgggatAGTTGCCCTATTTGAAAGTTCTAAGCTTTGTTCGTGTCCCTTTCCCCAACCTAATATAAAGTGGGCCCGTTCCCAGAATATTCTATTTTGTGGGCATTAAATTATGTAGGTCCGAAGGAGAGCAGACCCAAAAGGGAGACTTTTCCAAGCTTGACAAACCCCCCGAAGCCTTCCACACTtttcgcctctctctctctctctcgtctccaTATTCATTTATAGACTTTAGTGAGCAGGCAAAACTGCATTTATTTCACAATAAAAGTATAGTCACcgttcacaaaaatatttaaacataattgttaactaattatttcgaATCATTTTCGGAGCCTAAATTCCAGTACCTATATATCTATCATGGGCTTTATCCATGGGCCAGTTTCGTGCTCGTATCATCTGGCAAGCCCCGCGACTTATCGAGTCGAAATGCCCAAAACAAAAAGAGCCAACAGGTCGTCGGCATACAAAGTACTCTCGATCACCTCTGATCAGTGACGAATTTCACTATGGAAACACCTTCACATCGCTTTTTCGACATCGGATCACCTtaaattattcaaaatcttGCTGCGAGTATACATAACAAGAATCTATCACCACATTCGACCTCAGAACGTAGCGATCAGCTCGGCCTCTTCGACAACATGCCCTTCGATCGCCTCCAGCAGCTTCTCTTTGGTCACCTGAAAATGAAAACTCAGGACATAAACATGCATTCACGCGCGATTCCATCGCTTCGAGATACCGAGCTCCGTTTGAACAGGTATCGTGTCGTGCCATACGCACCTTGTGGCCTCAGTTCAGCTTCTCGTCCAGGGCGTAGAGCTTGAACTCGAAGCGGTGCCCGTGGGACGGGAGCTTCGGCCCGCGCCAGCCCGGCACCTTGTGGTCGTTGTTCCCCTCTTGGATCTCGGCGTAGTCCCCGCCATGCTCGTGCCCTTTGCCCGAGAAGCCCTCGGGGAGGCCCTTCAGCTGCGGCGGGATGTTTGCCACCACCCAGCACGTCCACGGGACGATGGGGCTGCTAGGGTCGAGCGCGTCGATGTCCTGCACCACGAGGGCGAGGCTCTGCGTCCCCTCCGGCACGTTGTACCTAATCCAACGCGTTCAAGATCGAATAACGTAAGAATGATCTGCAGATTTGACTGAATGAACGCATCCGCTTGAATTCCCGGCTCTTGCCGGGTAACGTTTTTACCACTCGAGCGGCGGAGACACGCTCTTGAGAGCGCCCTGGCCGTTGTCGGTGTACTTCCTCGGCAGCTTCCCCTCGCGGTCGATCGGCGGAGACACCAGCCTGAACTCGTCGCTCGCCATCGGATGTCAACCTTCGATGACCCTTATGCTTTCGCTTGAATCTGATGAGTGTTTGATGGAGATTCGATTTGGAAATTGGCGATGGTGATGACGATGACAATAGGGCGATCTGGGTTATATAGGGGGGAGTCTTGTTTGGCCGAAAAGTCGGCGAAGAAGCTACGTGCAGCGTTGAGAAGGTGCAAGCAGCTGGACGGAAAGGACGCGTGGCCTGCCATTCGGAGGGCTCTAGAGGGAGTAAGAACGTTTCCAAACCAAAAATTTATTCGGGTACAGatgagaagaaaacagaaaggTCAGTCCGATCTCACATCCCTAAATCTGAAATATCAACTTAAAGGCAATAGTAGAAAAGAGATggttataatatttaaataataaatcacgttTTCATCTAATACTTTAagttttaaaatagttgacGGTGATCCCCATAAAATCTTCACATGATATCGAGTTAGGAGGTTCGAGTTCGAATCTTGAGAGCTTTATTTGCATtcccaattaaattttcacacTTAGTATTAGGCAAAAGACCAGACTAAGTGTGAGgaggagtgttagaatatttaaatttcCACGCTTAGTACTGTTATTTGGTTTAAAGGCCCTTGATTGCAAGTTCAAATGATCTTGATCGCTCCTCAATCTTGAGATAAGCAGCAATTATGACTAGATCAGAACACCCTGATCGAGTGGTTGTAGAGCTTATAAGGTACCATCGAGGGTGCCACTTAGTCGCTCTTGGTATTTCTTTCTCGTTATTCTTTGAAATAGCATGCTGATTTTTTGTGGGTTAATGTTACTCATTTTCGTTCTTGATTCAATTGCACGTGGGCGGTCTACATACTGTGATTTGCCAACGAGTGGATTTCTCcagatttgaaagaaaaatgcagTTATTCTTATTGGCAGCTATTGTAGTGTAATTGCTAGAGTAACGTTCTCAATTTAATTCCACAACATAGAATGTCTCGAAATTTTGTCACACACAAATGGCGGACCAGCGGCCCAAACATATGACAGGCTTACAGCATTGTGGTATTGAAAAGTCCAAGTCCACCAAAGATCACATGATCGACCAAACAAAAATTGCATGAATCCTACAGATTTCGGTATTGGGCTGATTGAGCCGGGTGCTGCTTTGTCCAGTGAATGGAGTGTAGCACTTGATGGTTACAAATGATAGCGGAAAACTCAGCCGTCGGTGCAAGCATCGAGATAAAGCGTCGAGGCAATGAAGACTTGTTGAGTTGATCAGTTGATTGGCAGTTTGCTCAACACTATAATAGgatgagaaagaagagagatttTAAGTTGGACATtcagtttttgttgaaaatttcgGTCTAGCTTGGTTAACCAAATTGAAATAATCCAAATCAGAAGAAAGAACagatatttttccattatcCAAACCAAACCGAAAACACACGAAATTTCAATTTGGTTTCAGTTTGGTTTGAAAGACAAATGGATGGGCTTGTGCAACGTTCTAATTGAGAAAGCTCGGCCAGTCCAACTTTAGCCCGAGCACAACCCAACCATGTTATTGCCGAGCCAATACAATGCAATAGGCCCAGCGATCACCTGTAAACTACCCATCTTGTCTTCAAACTGACTGATGAGAAGGTGGAGGAGATTATCAGATTGGCAGCGTAGAACATGGAAGCGATGGACGGCAACGGTAGGGGCTTAAGAGACAAAGTTTGTTTATTTGTCTATAAATAAAACCAAAGTAGGATGAATGCTAGAGCTTCTTCTGGTTTCGGGCTGACTGAGGGGTGGCGCAAATGATACCGGAAAGCTCAGTTGCCATGTGAGCATCGAGGTCAAGTGCCGATGGTATGGAGGTCGACTCTATGAAGTCTAGCGAGGTGATCAACCCGCAGGCTGCTCAATTTGAGAGTGTGAGTGAGAGTGAGAAGGAGCGAATGACAAAATGTGAGTGCAACTGCACTAAATTATGTGTATTCACCTTCATCATTTATGTCATGGCTAGGTTAACCATTGCACGCCATACGCAATTAACATGATCCTACTAAATCTGCTTTTTACGTAGAGATGATCCTCAGTGGTAGTTTGTGACATTGGCAACAACCTACATTAAtcttcatttattaaaatacttCCTCACTCGCAAGAAAAGTACTCATTGGTCCTCAGACAATAGTTCTTAAAAGATTTTGAAGAGTGGTTAAAGCAAATTGAGAGACagagataaaaataaagatgcggaaagaaaatagagaatatAGAAGATGCAAGAATTGTATAATTGGGATGTTTTGGTTTTTGAATTGCCTATTACAATCAATGATGACTACGGTATATATACAATTAGAAAGATTCCCTAGAAATAAATATTGACAATAAAATTGGAAATCACTAGTGGAGATAACACTTGAATTAATCAAGGACTACTTATATGTTATTTTCATTGTACTTTTATTCTAGTGCAAACTGGAGATAACGTTATCAATCTCGGATTGCTTATCacatggatattttaattatgttttaatTTTGATACGAGCTAAAGATAACGTTTGATTCTAATGTAAGCAGGAACAACTAGCAATGAACTGAGTCAATAGATGGAAAGATACATGAGCACAAAGGACAAGAGAATTGCTTACCCGCTCTCTAATATTCGAAAAGGACATATAGCAACTTGCTCTATGAAGTTAAAGTGGAAGGAACAAAACTTTCTCATTTAATTTGCAAGTGGTCCCATCTTCTTGCTTGCTGTCAGCCACTGTCTGAGATCCAAATAGGACAATTGCACACTCATTCCAAAGTCTAGTCAACTCGGGCGACACGCTTACCTGAGAAATCCCGACCAGCCCAATTTGGCCCAAGCGTAGCCCAAACATCTGAGTCGATTTTGATGTGGTAACCAGGCTTGGACGATGCGCGATGAGCTCGATCTTCAGGCTTGTCTCAAGCCTAATGTTTACTTCTAAACTACAAATCTTGAAGGGGATTATCAGACTGGTAGCATGGAACATGGAAGCAATGGATGATAGCGGCAGAGGAAGTGGAGGAGGCAGTGAACTAggcgccttctctctctctctctctctctctctcgtgcttGGACATTGATTCACAGCATTAAAATGCtattttccttcatgaaatGAATCGACGAGTAGCTGTTCACGCAGCCAGgaataatttcacttttcataTTCCACAATAAACCTTCCATTTCTATTAATTCAGTAAATTCCAAAACAAGTTAGGATGattaaaacataatttttaGATGAAAAAGTTCAAAGAATCAATTAACTATAATTATAGTGAATTTtgatttagaatattttaaaataattgttaataaACAAAGTAATATGAATTTATATTGAATGCTTTTAAATACTCAGTTGTCAATTAGTttagttaaaagaaaatataagttcttgaagtattatccatgactagaattttatcacaatggaatTATACAAAGACATAAATACAAATGATAATACATATACAAGGTGATTTTACGATAATCAGTTAATCAAATTATTAGATAGTTTTATTATCATTTAGGTCACATGAAAAACCAAAACAATAATAAActaattatccatttatatcCCTTTTGATAAGTTTAAATCAATTGTGTTAAAGCCACATTAAGTAGCACTTTTCTATTAGTGCTCAACCtaagcaaggaaaaaaaacaggtagttcatgaaaatgaaaataatttcttaaatcaTATAAATGAATGCATAATTTATTTGTACCATTAATTCAATAGACCTAACTATAAGTTAAGTCCCTCAAATTATTGAATGGCATACATATTTTTAATGTGCGCTACAACTCTTCCGGCACATGTACCCTTCTCCCCACCTAAAGGAGACATCATTTTCGCATATGGTTTAATATGCTTAGTGCATGTAATCGCTAGGTCATGTTAATCTCACATGGGATTCACTTTATCAAACTAATCACATATGATGAATCTGCACTCTCTAAATGCACTTTGGTATTTAGGCATAGACAAGCTAATTGTGGGGAAATGGCATAAATAAATAGTCATGAATTTTAACTCTATGTGTAATTTGGTTTAATGTACTTTAACCGGATATACAATGTgattgttttctaattttttagcccataaaatatcaaatttaatattattgtttttttttttttggtgaactatacaaaaatattcaatattattgttgaatttgaatcaatggaaaaataatattaaagatTTTCAAATAATGGCTACACATGGCGAGAAAGGCGGACGGTGCGGATAAAGGCTAGCTCCCCAGCGCAGGCTACTGACTGGCCTCCAGCTGATCTTCATCGACGGGCTGCGAAAGCTTTTGACAGTCCCTGTCATGACAAAGTCTCCACTGAACATCCGACTCAGAAGCAATCCTGAGGGAAGTTTATGGACCACCCTTTGGACTTGGACTAGACATATACATTCATCCCTTCCTTCGCTCGACACAAGGCTCTGCGCCGAGTCACCAACCCCAATGAGCAGTAGATCCAAGAGCGGACGAACGTCTGCAGGAGAAATCAGTTGCGACTTGCAGACCTTTTCGTGACGTTTCCGCCCTCTCAAAACCCTGCAAATATCTTGTGTCTCACTGAAAAAGAGCCGCAGCGAGTAATCATCAGTGCTGGGGTTTCGCCTTTAAAGGATGGACTTGCGAAACAGCCCGTTGCTTCGACACTAATGGCGAAACGACGAAAGTGAGAAAGAACCGGATAGTTGCTGATACCTCTGTTATGAGCTCGTGGTGCATAGATATTGTGATTATTGCCCATGGACGAAAATTTGTTATGTCCCTTTCCccggttttcattttttgtgaataaAGTGATATAAATCTTGATTTTCGCAATTTTATGCTCtttggttttcaaaaaaaagtgatgaaatGAACAATTAACATGCAATGACCTCTTTTTGGGCATTATTATAAGACTACTGTAACTCACAATGGAATATCTCATTAACATCATAGCTACAAGCTAGTTTAtggatttggttttcaaatgtTCGAgactgataaatttgttatcatAACTCTGGACATTAAAATTAGAAAGTATAATATTTTtaaccttttcaaaataaattacaatattcaaaattatttatttttcaaaacttacaaaaatttcatatgCGACTTTACGTGTTCAAATAtctatataatgaaaatttcatatattttcaggttggaaaaagaaaatcaaagtgtGAAGCTGCgagatttaaatgaataaaaagtaaaaaaattaaaaagaaaattaaagtttaTCCACATAATATGTACTGCAACGATTAGGTCGAGGAGTGGAGGGTGCAACGTTTGAGAAGACAGGCAAATCAGGTTATTTCATGACAGCAGCAGCCAGCAAGTAGATATAATCAATGATTTTACCAACTCCTCTTCATTACACGTGAATTCTGAAGGTACAGTGtgatattcttttatttattatttaggaGAAAAATTCAGAACCCGTATGACGGTCCTTGCCCAAAAGGatgggaaattgatttgatggtgggcattttaatttagtttatctAATATTACCGTGATTCTCCTTTAAACATGTTTAAATGGGAAAAGTTAGGTATTAAATTTTATGTACGAGAAATAATCTATAATTGTTCCATTAATTGATTCAAACTAAATTATGAACTgtacaatcaagtcctttcAGTAAACAATTGGTATAATTCAAAAGTAACATAATTTGTGGGATTCGCTTGATTTTATTAGAAGAaggtttagaatttaattgaacCAATCAAATGAAAACTTGACTGAACCGATCAAAAGATTAGAgccaatttcatttttgtacatAAAATTCAGGATTCACTGATTGATTTTCCTCTTT harbors:
- the LOC104425115 gene encoding LOW QUALITY PROTEIN: ammonium transporter 2 member 1 (The sequence of the model RefSeq protein was modified relative to this genomic sequence to represent the inferred CDS: inserted 1 base in 1 codon) yields the protein MAIPQAYASHLPGVPDWLNKGDNAWQMTASTLVGIQSMPGLVILYASIVKKKWAVNSAFMALYAFAAVLIIWVLVGYRLAFGDRLVPMWGEGAPALSQTYLIGRAKLPATAHHDRPAVEPFYPMATLVYFHFQFAAITMILLAGSVLGRMNIKAWMAFVPLWLICSYTVGAFSLWGGGFLYQWGAIDYSGGYVIHLSSGISGFTAAYWVGPRLKSDRERFSPNNVLLMMAGAGLLWMGWSGFNGGAPYAANITAPVAVLNTNICAATSLLIWTSLDVVFFGKPSVIGAVQGMVTGLACITPGAGVVPSWAAIVMGILSGSIPWVSMMILHKKSSLFQKVDDTLGVFHTHAVAGLLGGLLTGXFAEPHLCNLVLPIPNTRGAFYGGSGGVQFLKQVVAALFVIGWNIFSTTVICLGIRLFMPLRMPDEMLIIGDDAVHGEEAYALWGDGEKYDPTRHGWNNPSSHGEEMMARSPYINGARGVTINL
- the LOC104425032 gene encoding UPF0098 protein aq_1250, which translates into the protein MASDEFRLVSPPIDREGKLPRKYTDNGQGALKSVSPPLEWYNVPEGTQSLALVVQDIDALDPSSPIVPWTCWVVANIPPQLKGLPEGFSGKGHEHGGDYAEIQEGNNDHKVPGWRGPKLPSHGHRFEFKLYALDEKLN